A stretch of Triticum aestivum cultivar Chinese Spring chromosome 1D, IWGSC CS RefSeq v2.1, whole genome shotgun sequence DNA encodes these proteins:
- the LOC123179848 gene encoding LEAF RUST 10 DISEASE-RESISTANCEUS RECEPTOR-LIKE PROTEIN KINASE-like 2.4 isoform X1: MGNPGALHRSITLQSLTVFSLVAVFAADHVQGGDDGCTPFSCGHLRDILPPFRRQGDPLECGIEAYELGCTSSKATIHISTGTYYVTAINYTGSYFWVMDPNFNTSSSCPLPLWNHVPYFGYYGGTDSVSPPGFRYLITQSYYRACFANCSRPVTDNSAYKPVACLSANNSHVYVWVPTTDNCAVDLLEPYCGYLANIPFGNEFVPDWRIHNASYADITQVVSKGFTVQFPVDTMGPSVSVKLRKNINICLNNSISYFKEQSSGASIVNWTHVFFWSEVHFLECVAQYSNDHYYTTPFLLVVVTILSVIAIPKFFFVLCRFLLAPLAVWIFLAYKYLKTRIIIDAVEKFLRIQQVIGPTRYAYTNIVAVTSHFRDKLGQGGYGSVYKGVLLPGDIHVAVKMLEGNSNCNGEDFISEVSTIGRIHHVNVVRLVGFCSEEMRRALVYEYMPNGSLDKYIFSTEKSFSWDKLNDIALGIARGINYLHQGCDMQILHFDIKPHNILLDSNFVPKVADFGLAKLYPRGDSFVPLSAMRGTVGYIAPEMISRSFGVISSKSDVYSFGMLLLEMAGGRRNADPNMGSSSQAYYPSWVYAKLTREEAGEEISPVAADMHELEKKLCVVGLWCIQMRSCDRPTMGEVIEILEAGTDSLQMPSRPFFCDEGHIHVEDSYHFTSELTVVSEEESTAVSEEDNV, from the exons ATGGGGAACCCTGGTGCACTTCATCGTTCTATTACCTTACAATCCTTAACTGTCTTCTCCCTTGTTGCAGTTTTTGCAGCAGATCATGTCCAGGGAGGAGATGATGGGTGCACACCTTTCTCGTGTGGACATCTCCGAGACATATTGCCTCCTTTCCGTCGGCAAGGTGATCCTCTTGAGTGCGGTATTGAAGCATATGAGCTGGGTTGTACCAGTAGCAAGGCTACAATTCACATCAGCACAGGAACATACTATGTGACTGCCATCAACTACACCGGTTCCTACTTCTGGGTCATGGATCCCAACTTCAATACCAGTAGCAGCTGCCCACTTCCATTGTGGAATCATGTTCCTTACTTTGGATATTACGGCGGCACTGATTCAGTTTCACCACCTGGCTTTCGTTATTTGATCACTCAAAGCTACTACAGAGCATGTTTTGCTAATTGTTCACGACCAGTAACAGATAATAGTGCGTACAAGCCTGTTGCTTGCCTGAGTGCCAACAATTCACATGTTTATGTCTGGGTGCCTACTACAGATAATTGTGCGGTTGACCTTCTTGAACCTTATTGTGGATACCTGGCCAATATTCCATTTGGTAACGAGTTTGTTCCTGATTGGCGCATACACAATGCAAGTTATGCAGATATCACACAAGTCGTAAGTAAGGGGTTTACTGTCCAATTTCCTGTGGACACCATGGGGCCTTCTGTCTCTGTGAAGTTAAGAAAGAACATCAATATATGCCTCAACAATTCAATCAG CTACTTCAAGGAGCAATCATCTGGTGCAAGCATCGTGAATTGGACTCATGTTTTCTTCTGGAGTGAAGTGCACTTCTTAGAATGTGTGGCTCAGTACTCCAACGATCACTACTACACAACACCGTTTCTTTTGGTTGTTGTGACCATATTATCTGTGATTGCTATTCCCAAGTTCTTTTTCG TACTGTGCAGGTTCTTGTTGGCACCCCTGGCTGTGTGGATATTCCTAGCCTACAAGTACTTGAAAACAAGGATCATAATTGATGCAGTCGAGAAGTTCCTCAGGATTCAACAAGTGATTGGCCCTACGAGGTATGCCTACACAAACATCGTTGCAGTCACAAGCCATTTCAGAGATAAATTGGGCCAAGGGGGCTACGGCTCCGTGTACAAGGGTGTGCTACTTCCAGGGGATATTCATGTCGCCGTCAAGATGCTAGAGGGCAACTCAAACTGCAATGGAGAAGATTTCATCAGCGAGGTCTCCACCATCGGCAGGATCCACCACGTCAATGTGGTGCGTTTAGTGGGGTTCTGCTCGGAGGAAATGAGAAGGGCCTTAGTCTACGAGTACATGCCCAATGGTTCTCTGGACAAGTACATCTTCTCTACCGAGAAGAGCTTCTCATGGGACAAGCTCAACGACATCGCTTTGGGCATTGCCAGGGGGATCAACTACTTACATCAGGGGTGTGACATGCAGATTCTACACTTTGACATCAAGCCGCACAACATCCTTCTCGATAGCAATTTCGTCCCAAAGGTCGCCGATTTCGGGCTTGCCAAACTGTACCCGAGGGGAGACAGTTTCGTGCCACTGAGCGCCATGCGGGGGACTGTCGGCTACATAGCCCCGGAGATGATATCCCGGAGCTTTGGTGTCATATCTAGCAAATCTGACGTCTACAGCTTCGGGATGCTGCTGTTGGAGATGGCTGGCGGGAGAAGGAACGCTGATCCAAACATGGGGTCCTCAAGCCAGGCGTACTACCCGTCATGGGTGTACGCCAAGCTGACCCGGGAAGAAGCGGGCGAGGAGATATCACCTGTTGCTGCCGACATGCACGAACTGGAGAAGAAGCTGTGTGTTGTCGGATTATGGTGTATTCAGATGAGGTCTTGCGATCGGCCAACAATGGGCGAGGTCATTGAGATTCTGGAGGCTGGGACCGACAGCCTGCAGATGCCTTCAAGACCATTTTTCTGCGACGAAGGGCACATCCATGTGGAGGACTCTTATCATTTCACTTCCGAGCTGACAGTGGTGTCAGAGGAGGAATCGACTGCGGTGTCAGAGGAAGACAATGTGTGA
- the LOC123179848 gene encoding rust resistance kinase Lr10-like isoform X2 → MDPNFNTSSSCPLPLWNHVPYFGYYGGTDSVSPPGFRYLITQSYYRACFANCSRPVTDNSAYKPVACLSANNSHVYVWVPTTDNCAVDLLEPYCGYLANIPFGNEFVPDWRIHNASYADITQVVSKGFTVQFPVDTMGPSVSVKLRKNINICLNNSISYFKEQSSGASIVNWTHVFFWSEVHFLECVAQYSNDHYYTTPFLLVVVTILSVIAIPKFFFVLCRFLLAPLAVWIFLAYKYLKTRIIIDAVEKFLRIQQVIGPTRYAYTNIVAVTSHFRDKLGQGGYGSVYKGVLLPGDIHVAVKMLEGNSNCNGEDFISEVSTIGRIHHVNVVRLVGFCSEEMRRALVYEYMPNGSLDKYIFSTEKSFSWDKLNDIALGIARGINYLHQGCDMQILHFDIKPHNILLDSNFVPKVADFGLAKLYPRGDSFVPLSAMRGTVGYIAPEMISRSFGVISSKSDVYSFGMLLLEMAGGRRNADPNMGSSSQAYYPSWVYAKLTREEAGEEISPVAADMHELEKKLCVVGLWCIQMRSCDRPTMGEVIEILEAGTDSLQMPSRPFFCDEGHIHVEDSYHFTSELTVVSEEESTAVSEEDNV, encoded by the exons ATGGATCCCAACTTCAATACCAGTAGCAGCTGCCCACTTCCATTGTGGAATCATGTTCCTTACTTTGGATATTACGGCGGCACTGATTCAGTTTCACCACCTGGCTTTCGTTATTTGATCACTCAAAGCTACTACAGAGCATGTTTTGCTAATTGTTCACGACCAGTAACAGATAATAGTGCGTACAAGCCTGTTGCTTGCCTGAGTGCCAACAATTCACATGTTTATGTCTGGGTGCCTACTACAGATAATTGTGCGGTTGACCTTCTTGAACCTTATTGTGGATACCTGGCCAATATTCCATTTGGTAACGAGTTTGTTCCTGATTGGCGCATACACAATGCAAGTTATGCAGATATCACACAAGTCGTAAGTAAGGGGTTTACTGTCCAATTTCCTGTGGACACCATGGGGCCTTCTGTCTCTGTGAAGTTAAGAAAGAACATCAATATATGCCTCAACAATTCAATCAG CTACTTCAAGGAGCAATCATCTGGTGCAAGCATCGTGAATTGGACTCATGTTTTCTTCTGGAGTGAAGTGCACTTCTTAGAATGTGTGGCTCAGTACTCCAACGATCACTACTACACAACACCGTTTCTTTTGGTTGTTGTGACCATATTATCTGTGATTGCTATTCCCAAGTTCTTTTTCG TACTGTGCAGGTTCTTGTTGGCACCCCTGGCTGTGTGGATATTCCTAGCCTACAAGTACTTGAAAACAAGGATCATAATTGATGCAGTCGAGAAGTTCCTCAGGATTCAACAAGTGATTGGCCCTACGAGGTATGCCTACACAAACATCGTTGCAGTCACAAGCCATTTCAGAGATAAATTGGGCCAAGGGGGCTACGGCTCCGTGTACAAGGGTGTGCTACTTCCAGGGGATATTCATGTCGCCGTCAAGATGCTAGAGGGCAACTCAAACTGCAATGGAGAAGATTTCATCAGCGAGGTCTCCACCATCGGCAGGATCCACCACGTCAATGTGGTGCGTTTAGTGGGGTTCTGCTCGGAGGAAATGAGAAGGGCCTTAGTCTACGAGTACATGCCCAATGGTTCTCTGGACAAGTACATCTTCTCTACCGAGAAGAGCTTCTCATGGGACAAGCTCAACGACATCGCTTTGGGCATTGCCAGGGGGATCAACTACTTACATCAGGGGTGTGACATGCAGATTCTACACTTTGACATCAAGCCGCACAACATCCTTCTCGATAGCAATTTCGTCCCAAAGGTCGCCGATTTCGGGCTTGCCAAACTGTACCCGAGGGGAGACAGTTTCGTGCCACTGAGCGCCATGCGGGGGACTGTCGGCTACATAGCCCCGGAGATGATATCCCGGAGCTTTGGTGTCATATCTAGCAAATCTGACGTCTACAGCTTCGGGATGCTGCTGTTGGAGATGGCTGGCGGGAGAAGGAACGCTGATCCAAACATGGGGTCCTCAAGCCAGGCGTACTACCCGTCATGGGTGTACGCCAAGCTGACCCGGGAAGAAGCGGGCGAGGAGATATCACCTGTTGCTGCCGACATGCACGAACTGGAGAAGAAGCTGTGTGTTGTCGGATTATGGTGTATTCAGATGAGGTCTTGCGATCGGCCAACAATGGGCGAGGTCATTGAGATTCTGGAGGCTGGGACCGACAGCCTGCAGATGCCTTCAAGACCATTTTTCTGCGACGAAGGGCACATCCATGTGGAGGACTCTTATCATTTCACTTCCGAGCTGACAGTGGTGTCAGAGGAGGAATCGACTGCGGTGTCAGAGGAAGACAATGTGTGA